A stretch of Malassezia japonica chromosome 6, complete sequence DNA encodes these proteins:
- a CDS encoding uncharacterized protein (EggNog:ENOG503Q3HF; BUSCO:EOG09264HX6; COG:A) produces the protein MSLVKSVRGVLSRYARMRIAAPAIAPAARSIASTARVYRAAVATHTPTAPVPNLPKALTDAPAHARKLLRWNFLEPDARAELEAYLVSTSDSAGATQPPAWFAETYETARAYRTARARGWLPSDAALTRAGASSLDAYLDKETAALREQLVDDGVGRCTADELEQMDVQEQADTLLLPLWLQMSAEERESALTRVSFECVRKLGWRLGFSSGYPGTNKATPRPVATSAAWRALREEEDAHAWDAWQALSREERAVEWDTAWKQRDRSLVYVDDAPTTRVLGSVAPRWYAHPQRAGQLQFLPNLTVRLVRNYTPAGQAYDAWKATFRVPLNVHKHTLRSYLLAVYGLRTTWARSMIYRSRIIFNFQKKRRTPGRDRTFKKVEVGLLEPFVFPGLSKEFLRTHLFSQEMLYEERRMMLKMTKGRRWRGTKSVKALSKALDRNHAYQSAGAPDEAAGEKTAQLLTRSGSVPTARHGNILAVLSERRAERLARVQQYIDEQKAKK, from the coding sequence ATGTCGCTGGTGAAGAGTGTGCGGGGCGTGCTGAGCCGCTatgcgcgcatgcgcatTGCGGCTCCTGCCATTGCTCCTGCAGCACGCAGCAtcgcgagcaccgcgcgggtgtaccgcgcggcggtcgcgacacacacgccgacggcgcctgTGCCAAATCTCCCGAAAGCACTGACCGATGCgcccgcgcacgcccgcaAGCTCCTGCGCTGGAACTTTTTGGAGCcggatgcgcgcgcggagctcgaggcgtacCTAGTCTCGACGTCGGACTCGGctggcgcgacgcagcctCCGGCGTGGTTCGCCGAGACATACGAGACGGCGCGTGCGtaccgcacggcgcgcgcgcgcggctggCTTCCcagcgatgcggcgcttACGCGCGCGggtgcctcgtcgctcgatgcgtacctcgacaaggagacggcggcgctgcgcgagcagcttgtGGATgacggcgtcggccgctgcacggccgacgagctcgagcagatgGACGTGCAGGAGCAGGCCGATACGCTGCTCCTCCCCCTGTGGCTCCAGATgagcgccgaggagcgcgagagCGCCCTGACGCGTGTCTCGTTCGAGTgcgtgcgcaagctcggctGGCGCTTGGGCTTCTCGTCGGGCTACCCCGGCACGAAcaaggcgacgccgcgcccggtggcgacgagcgccgcgtggcgtgcgctgcgtgaggaggaggacgcgcACGCATGGGACGCGTGGCAGgcgctctcgcgcgaggagcgtgcggtcGAGTGGGACACGGCGTggaagcagcgcgaccgctCGCTGGTGTAtgtcgacgatgcgccgacgacgcgcgtgcttggcagcgtcgcgccccgCTGGTACGCGCACccccagcgcgccggccagcTGCAGTTCCTGCCGAACCTGACGGTGCGCCTTGTGCGCAACTATACGCCCGCCGGCCAGGCGTACGATGCGTGGAAGGCGACGTTCCGTGTGCCGCTGAATGTGCACAAGCACACGCTCCGCTCGTACCTCTTGGCCGTTTACGgcctgcgcacgacgtGGGCGCGCTCGATGATCTACCGTTCGCGCATCATCTTCAACTTCCAAAagaagcgccgcacgcccggcCGCGACCGCACCTTTAAGAAGGTCGAGGTGGGCCTTTTGGAGCCGTTTGTCTTCCCTGGCCTTTCGAAAGAGTTCTTGCGTACGCACCTCTTTTCGCAAGAGATGCTGTACGAAGAGCGCCGCATGATGCTCAAGATGACCAAGggccgccgctggcgcGGTACCAAGAGCGTCAAGGCGCTgtccaaggcgctcgaccgcaaCCACGCCTACcagagcgccggcgcgccggacgaggcggcgggcgaaaagacggcgcagctcctcacgcgctccggctcggtgccgacggcgcgccacggcaACATCCTCGCGGTCCTCtccgagcgccgtgcggagCGCCTGGCACGTGTGCAACAGTATATTGACGAGCAAAAGGCGAAGAAGTAG
- a CDS encoding uncharacterized protein (COG:J; EggNog:ENOG503P90D) codes for MAAKSKTRVIIARLLSTAGTGYMYTTRRLRVADKLSMMKYDPVVKRHVLFKETKGSK; via the exons ATGGCCGCCAAATCCAAGACACG GGTGATCATTGCGCGGCTCCTGTCGACTGCCGGCACGGGGTACATGTACACGACCCGCCGGCTACGTGTGGCCGACAAGCTGAGCATGATGAAGTACGACCCGGTCG TGAAACGCCATGTGCTCTTTAAAGAGACCAAGGGATCGAAATGA
- a CDS encoding uncharacterized protein (TransMembrane:3 (i59-78o98-118i130-153o); EggNog:ENOG503NU01; BUSCO:EOG092604ZZ; COG:S): MVSPARRREPRVPLAVADAPTQRFYAAALFVGVEVWKYSRIAAVHLLGATPHAYEPVTLFRALLLDFALLYALWWLAIPTGTEVADAAVANARARRPLTAVHYAAAFVGLGILNVALLGRDTHLGPTASAALSTVLSPVLALAGLDAEVHLGLGERRMRVRDVVQPSVHLSGQHTIHILPYGTARLAPARACQCLGTDVTLPVYFNQTVPALLQYSVTDVVRGNRSVFQVKAPKTRTVAPSPPPGDAAPDVPGHAQGLSLRERKWLRQAAKERAKSAPDAEVVHDLVLSQPGLVRLEAVHDKHGNAARLTATDVLLVACPEASFAAPRRDYCPGDEGDLSVDVRGLAPMELVYAHTSDGKTSQHVLSQLADAATGDRVSQRLGALERLTPDALQFAQATSLSLPLALDLGAPGSQTFALASVRDACGNVAQLHGTSEVKVHPRAAATFDAQVCTPGRPLKLLRNTSGVALPITVGSDQAWDAEVQYTPRDGVRPEWTRSLSIAGRGEVQATAPGTYALTALHGPHCAGTIGAPWTCEVVDVPPPKADIHFESIEDPCAGTVGVKALSVLEGEPPFRLTYEVQRQGQPPRRQVRVVEQQTRDELEFWPSTEGLVTYKFLALDDANYRQIALDGPTFTQVVHPLADAAFTARGNGNEAVVRSCGKAQADAEVALSGHGPWELTYSVRGGKASEQRTVHIDAPKHTLHVDLPPDVQKNARATISLERLRDGKGCERRLATRDLRIDVSHTRPTIGFLPGGDVPRVYSVRDGATARLPLRLAGDAPWRVSYTHRSAPDAAPAWHEVVVNSANDFLDVTKPGLYTLQTLRDAHCEGDVLSPQHTFNVTVRPRPQAAFGLAAGRVASNGSTLREAVCIGTQDAAPMQLQGYAPVTVRYLHHAPGRAGDARTFATSQTAPPLTLATDAAGWHTYEITDVGDALYSSAGISAGIGPQRLEQMVYPQAHAAFASQKVSTAFCVGDTLHGALPAVELQGTPPFTLGLSLRPAATSAQPTHAALAYTFTRVVSGQKYTPRLESDEFVFGASGAWTLSLDHVSDVHGCRASLRSAPLALEVVETAGIAPASARTDYCVGEEIDYMLQGMSPWTVRYSFNGKELRATSRTAEFSRTADEPGVLVMHSAAHQQNQCRSTRAATSARIHALPSAQVSSGKHRVESLHQGRHAEIIFTLRGEPPFAFTYQRTEPVDMHTHPKVLETHTVERVDGTEYRIQTTQEGTWSVVWIQDQWCQVSLGEASGPSTWRA; encoded by the coding sequence ATGGTCagcccggcgcgacggcgcgagcCGCGGGTCCCGCTGGCggtcgccgatgcgccgacgcagcgcttctatgccgcggcgctctttgtGGGTGTAGAGGTTTGGAAGTACTCGCGTatcgcggcggtgcacctGCTGGGTGCGACGCCGCACGCATACGAGCCCGTGACACTCTTTCGCGCACTGTTGCTCGACTTTGCGCTGCTGTACGCGCTCTGGTGGCTCGCGATTCCCACCGGCACCGAGGtggcggacgcggcggtggcgaatgcgcgcgcacgccgcccgctcACGGCGGTGCACTACGCCGCGGCGTttgtcggcctcggcatccTCAACGTAGCGCTCCTCGGGCGGGATACGCACCTCGGCcccacggcctcggccgcgctctCGACGGTGCTCTCGCcggtgcttgcgctggcCGGCCTCGATGCGGAAGTGcaccttggcctcggcgagcgccgcatgcgtgtgcgcgacgtcgtcCAGCCGTCGGTGCACCTTTCGGGCCAGCACACGATCCATATCCTCCCGTACGGCActgcgcgcctcgcaccggcgcgcgcgtgccaGTGCCTCGGCACGGACGTGACACTCCCGGTGTACTTTAACCAGACCGTGccggcgctcctgcagTACTCGGTCACGGACGTGGTCCGCGGCAACAGGAGCGTCTTCCAGGTCAAGGCGCCCAagacgcgcaccgtcgcgccgtccccgccgccgggcgacgcggcgcccgatGTCCCGGGGCACGCGCAGGGGctgtcgctgcgcgagcgcaagtggctgcgccaggccgccaaggagcgcgccaagagcgcgccggacgccgaggtcgtgcacGACCTTGTCCTGTCGCAGCCcggcctcgtgcgcctcgaggcggtgcacgaCAAGCACGGAAATGCAGCGCGCCTCACGGCGAccgacgtgctgctcgtcgcgtgCCCGGAAGCGTCGTTTgccgcgccccgccgcgaCTATTGccccggcgacgagggcgactTGTCGGTTGATGTGCGTGGACTCGCGCCGATGGAGCTCGTGTATGCACACACGAGCGACGGCAAGACGTCGCAGCACGTTCTTtcgcagctcgcggacgCAGCGACCGGCGACCGCGTatcgcagcgcctcggcgcgctcgagcgcctgacGCCTGACGCGCTGCAGTTTGCGCAGGCGACGAGCCTCTCGCTtccgcttgcgctcgacctgggCGCGCCTGGGAGCCAGACGTTTGCACTGGCGTCTGTGCGCGATGCGTGCGGCAATGTCGCACAGCTCCACGGCACGAGCGAGGTCAAGGTGCATCcccgcgcagcggcgacgtTCGACGCGCAGGTGTGCACGCCCGGGCGCCCGCTcaagctgctgcgcaacacgagcggcgtcgcgctcccCATCACCGTCGGGTCCGACCAGGCGTGGGACGCCGAAGTGCAGTatacgccgcgcgacggcgtgcgcccaGAGTGGACGCGGTCCCTCTCCATCGcggggcgcggcgaggtgcaggcgACGGCGCCCGGCACGTATGCGCTTACTGCGCTGCACGGTCCCCACTGTGCCGGCacgatcggcgcgccgtggacGTGCGAGGTGGTCGACGTCCCCCCGCCCAAGGCAGACATCCACTTTGAGAGCATCGAGGACCCGTGTGCGGGGACGGTGGGTGTGAAGGCCTTGTCGGTGCTCGAAGGCGAGCCGCCGTTCCGTCTGACGtacgaggtgcagcgccaggGCCAGCCCCCCCGGCGCCAGGTGCGTGTCGTGGAGCagcagacgcgcgacgagctcgagttcTGGCCGAGCACCGAAGGGCTCGTCACGTACAAGttcctcgccctcgacgaTGCCAACTACCGCCAgattgcgctcgacggcccGACCTTTACGCAGGTCGTGCACcccctcgccgacgccgcgtttaccgcgcgcggcaacggcaacgaggcggtggtgcgctcgtgcggcaaggcgcaggccgacgccgaggtcgcgctCAGCGGCCATGGGCCGTGGGAGCTGACCTactcggtgcgcggcggcaaagcgtccgagcagcgcacggtgcaCATTGACGCGCCGAAGCACAcgctgcacgtcgacctgcCGCCCGACGTGCAGAAGAATGCGCGCGCCACCatctcgctcgagcgcctgcgcgacggcaagggctgcgagcggcgcctcgcgacgcgcgatCTGCGCATCGACGTGAGCCACACACGGCCCACGATTGGTTTCTtgccgggcggcgacgtCCCCCGTGTGTACTCtgtgcgcgacggcgcgacggcgcgcctgccgctgcgcctcgccggcgacgcgccgtggcGTGTCTCGTATACCcaccgcagcgcgccggacgctgcgccggcgtggcACGAGGTCGTGGTAAACAGTGCCAACGACTTCCTCGACGTCACCAAGCCCGGCCTGTAcacgctgcagacgctgcgcgacgcgcactgCGAGGGCGACGTCCTCTCGCCGCAGCACACCTTTAATGTGACCGTGCGTCCCCGGCCGCAGGCGGCGTTTGGgctcgcggccggccgcgtcgcgtcgaacggcagcacgctgcgcgaggccgtgtGCATCGGCACGcaagacgcggcgccgatgcAGCTCCAGGGCTACGCGCCGGTGACGGTGCGCTACCTGCACCATGCGCCTGggcgcgcgggcgacgcacgcacctTTGCCACGAGCcagaccgcgccgccgcttacgctcgcgaccgacgcggcAGGTTGGCACACGTACGAGATCACCGAcgtgggcgacgcgctgtaCAGCTCGGCAGGGATCAGCGCCGGCATTgggccgcagcgcctcgagcagatGGTCTATCCccaggcgcacgccgcgttTGCCTCGCAAAAAGTGTCGACGGCCTTTTGCGTGGGCGacacgctgcacggcgcgctgcctgcggtcgagctgcagggcacgccgccctTTACGCTCGGCCTCTCGCTGCGCCctgccgcgacgagcgcgcagcccacacacgccgcgctcgcgtacACCTTTACGCGCGTCGTCTCCGGCCAAAAGtacacgccgcgcctcgagagcgacgagttTGTCTttggcgcgagcggcgcgtggaCCTTGTCGCTGGACCACGTGAGCGATGTGCACGGATGccgtgcgtcgctgcgcagtgccccccttgcgctcgaggtggtGGAGACGGCTGGCATTGCGCCTGCGTCTGCGCGCACAGACTACTGTGTGGGCGAAGAGATTGACTACATGCTGCAAGGCATGTCGCCGTGGACGGTGCGCTACTCGTTCAACGgcaaggagctgcgtgcgacgtcgcgcacggccgagttctcgcgcacggccgacgagccgggTGTGCTGGTGATGcactcggcggcgcaccagcaGAACCAGtgccgcagcacgcgcgcggcgacctcggcgcggatcCACGCGCTGCCGAGTGCGCAAGTGTCCAGTGGCAAGCACCGTGTCGAGTCGCTGCATCAGGGCCGCCACGCGGAAATCATCTTTACACTGCGTGGCGAGCCGCCGTTTGCGTTTACGTACCAGCGTACGGAGCCTGTCGACATGCATACCCACCCCAAGGTCCTCGAGACGCACACCGTGGAGCGTGTGGACGGCACCGAGTACCGTATCCAAACCACGCAGGAAGGCACCTGGTCCGTGGTCTGGATCCAGGACCAGTGGTGCCAAGTGTCGCTGGGCGAGGCGAGTGGGCCATCGACGTGGCGTGCGTAG
- a CDS encoding gluconokinase (COG:F; EggNog:ENOG503P32X), whose product MGGGTDEGTDTGFSTEDELASGADTDKDSSYRDTLRDAEAMRVVHVYLRLAPALLLERLEQRKGHFMKAAMLESQLETLEEPYVDKERDILVVDIVADSSPAMVLHMATQGLEALL is encoded by the exons ATGGGCGGGGGTACGGATGAAGGCACGGATACGGGTTTCTCGACAgaggacgagctcgcgtccggcgccgaTACCGACAAAGACTCT TCCTAccgcgacacgctgcgcgacgccgaggcgatgcgcgtgGTGCACGTCTACTTACGGCTTGCGCCGGctctgctcctcgagcgccttgagcagcgcaaggggCACTTTATGAAGGCGGCAATGCTCGAGTCGCAGCTCGAGACACTCGAAGAGCCTTATGTAGACAAAGAGCGCGACATCCTGGTCGTCGACATTGTCGCCGACTCGTCGCCCGCGATGGTCCTCCACATGGCGACACAAGGGCTGGAAGCGCTGCTATAG